In a single window of the Labrus mixtus chromosome 20, fLabMix1.1, whole genome shotgun sequence genome:
- the slc25a39 gene encoding probable mitochondrial glutathione transporter SLC25A39 isoform X1, translating into MGERAVSGPVAAISPVQQMLASGTGALLTSVFVTPLDVVKIRLQAQQTPFRQALARKAAPWGDIIRPSKWKCFLYCNGLMDHVYVCQNRTSCTSWYKTPTHFSGTLDAFVKITRHEGLRSLWSGLPPTLVMAVPATVIYFTCYDQLRDFLRHGLGFQGSHIPLVAGGLARLGAVTVISPLELVRTKMQSRRLPYSELRECIRSSVAQDGLLSLWRGWGPTVLRDVPFSALYWFNYELVKAHLCEKSQVTQANFSISFTAGAVSGAIAAILTLPFDVVKTRRQIQLGEMDTLGVCSKRTTSTWHIMKEIWAELGYRGLFAGFMPRVIKVAPACAVMISTYEFGKAFFQKVNLDRDGPLS; encoded by the exons ATGGGCGAGCGAGCTGTCAGCGGCCCTGTGGCTGCTATCTCACCAGTGCAGCAGATGCTGGCTTCTGGCACCGGGGCCCTCCTCACATCTGTCTTTG TCACACCGCTGGACGTTGTGAAGATCCGGCTGCAGGCTCAGCAAACACCGTTCCGCCAAG CGTTAGCCCGTAAAGCAGCTCCGTGGGGTGACATCATCCGCCCGTCCAAGT GgaagtgtttcttgtattgtaaCGGGCTGATGGATCACGTCTACGTGTGTCAGAACCGAACCAGTTGTACGAGCTGGTACAAAACGCCGACGCATTTCAGCGGGACGCTT GACGCGTTTGTGAAAATCACTCGACATGAAGGACTCCGGTCGTTGTGGAGCGGTCTGCCACCGACGCT tgtcaTGGCTGTACCTGCCACCGTCATCTACTTCACCTGCTACGACCAGCTGAGGGACTTCCTGAGACACGGTCTGGGTTTCCAGGGGAGTCATATCCCTCTTGTTGCCGGGGGTCTGGCCAGAT TGGGTGCTGTGACGGTGATCAGCCCTCTGGAGCTGGTCAGGACTAAGATGCAGTCCCGTCGGCTTCCCTACAGCGAGCTGCGGGAGTGCATCCGCTCGTCCGTGGCCCAGGACGGCCTGCTGTCTCTGTGGAGGGGCTGGGGTCCCACCGTGCTCAGAGACGTCCCCTTCTCTG caTTGTACTGGTTTAACTATGAGCTGGTGAAGGCCCACCTGTGTGAAAAGTCCCAAGTGACTCAGGCCAACTTCTCCATCAGCTTCACAGCCGGAGCCGTTTCTGGAGCT ATTGCTGCGATCCTGACGCTGCCGTTTGACGTGGTGAAGACACGGAGACAGATTCAGCTGGGAGAAATGGATACTCTAGGAG TGTGCTCTAAGAGAACCACGTCCACATGGCACATCATGAAGGAAATATGGGCAGAGCTGGGCTACAGGGGCCTTTTTGCAG GTTTCATGCCCCGGGTGATCAAGGTGGCCCCGGCCTGTGCTGTCATGATAAGCACCTACGAGTTCGGGAAGGCTTTCTTCCAAAAGGTGAACCTCGATCGAGACGGGCCGCTCTCCTAA
- the rpl3 gene encoding 60S ribosomal protein L3 — MNAPPTHHCFLRPQSHRKFSAPRHGSLGFLPRKRSRRHRGKAKSFPKDDPSKPVHLTAFLGYKAGMTHIVREVDRPGSKVNKKEVVEAVTILETPPMIVVGVVGYVNTPRGLRSFKTIFAEHVSDECKRRFYKNWYKSKKKAFTKYCKKWQDDEGKKQLEKDFNSMKKYCQVIRIIAHTQMRLLPVRQKKSHLMEVQLNGGTIDDKVDWAREKLEQAVPVNNVFTQDEMIDVIGITKGHGYKGVTSRWHTKKLPRKTHRGLRKVACIGAWHPARVAFSVARAGQKGYHHRTEINKKIYKIGQGYHTKDGKLVKNNASTEYDLSNKSINPLGGFVHYGEVTNDFVMVKGCVVGTKKRVLTLRKSLLVQSSRRALEKIDLKFIDTTSKFGHGRFQTVEEKKAFMGPLKKDRITKEETA, encoded by the exons ATGAAc GCACCGCCGACTCACCACTGTTTTCTCCGTCCACAGTCCCACCGTAAGTTTTCGGCTCCGCGCCACGGATCTCTGGGCTTCCTGCCCCGCAAGAGGAGTCGTCGTCATCGTGGTAAGGCCAAGAGCTTCCCCAAGGATGACCCCTCCAAGCCCGTGCACCTGACGGCCTTCCTGGGCTACAAGGCCGGCATGACCCACATCGTCCGCGAGGTCGACAGACCCGGCTCAA AGGTCAACAAGAAGGAAGTGGTTGAGGCTGTGACCATTTTGGAGACACCTCCCATGATTGTGGTTGGCGTTGTGGGATACGTGAACACCCCCAGAGGCCTCCGTTCCTTCAAGACCATCTTCGCTGAGCACGTCAGTGATGAGTGCAAGCGCCGCTTCTACAAGAACTG GTACAAGTCCAAGAAGAAGGCGTTCACCAAATACTGCAAGAAATGGCAGGATGATGAGGGCAAGAAGCAGCTGGAGAAGGACTTTAATTCCATGAAGAAGTACTGCCAGGTCATCCGCATCATCGCCCACACACAG ATGCGTCTGCTGCCCGTGAGGCAGAAGAAGTCTCACCTCATGGAGGTGCAGCTGAACGGAGGCACCATCGACGACAAGGTGGACTGGGCCCgcgagaagctggagcaggccGTGCCAGTGAACAATGTGTTCACCCAGGACGAGATGATCGACGTCATCGGTATCACAAAGGGTCACGGATACAAGG GTGTCACCAGCCGTTGGCACACAAAGAAGCTTCCCCGCAAGACCCATCGTGGTCTCCGTAAGGTGGCCTGTATTGGTGCCTGGCATCCTGCCCGCGTGGCCTTCTCTGTAGCCCGTGCCGGTCAGAAGGGTTACCATCACCGTACCGAGATCAACAAGAAGATCTACAAGATCGGCCAGGGCTACCACACCAAGGACGGCAAGCTGGTGAAGAACAACGCCTCAACAGAGTACGATCTGTCCAACAAGAGCATCAACCCCCTG ggtggCTTTGTCCACTACGGAGAGGTGACCAACGACTTTGTCATGGTGAAGGGCTGTGTTGTGGGGACCAAGAAGAGGGTGCTGACTCTGCGCAAG tctCTGCTGGTGCAGAGCAGCCGTCGTGCCCTGGAGAAGATCGACCTCAAGTTCATCGACACCACCTCCAAGTTCGGTCATGGCCGCTTCCAGAccgtggaggagaagaaggcgTTCATG GGACCACTCAAGAAGGACCGCATCACCAAGGAGGAGACTGCTTAA
- the slc25a39 gene encoding probable mitochondrial glutathione transporter SLC25A39 isoform X2, translated as MGERAVSGPVAAISPVQQMLASGTGALLTSVFVTPLDVVKIRLQAQQTPFRQGKCFLYCNGLMDHVYVCQNRTSCTSWYKTPTHFSGTLDAFVKITRHEGLRSLWSGLPPTLVMAVPATVIYFTCYDQLRDFLRHGLGFQGSHIPLVAGGLARLGAVTVISPLELVRTKMQSRRLPYSELRECIRSSVAQDGLLSLWRGWGPTVLRDVPFSALYWFNYELVKAHLCEKSQVTQANFSISFTAGAVSGAIAAILTLPFDVVKTRRQIQLGEMDTLGVCSKRTTSTWHIMKEIWAELGYRGLFAGFMPRVIKVAPACAVMISTYEFGKAFFQKVNLDRDGPLS; from the exons ATGGGCGAGCGAGCTGTCAGCGGCCCTGTGGCTGCTATCTCACCAGTGCAGCAGATGCTGGCTTCTGGCACCGGGGCCCTCCTCACATCTGTCTTTG TCACACCGCTGGACGTTGTGAAGATCCGGCTGCAGGCTCAGCAAACACCGTTCCGCCAAG GgaagtgtttcttgtattgtaaCGGGCTGATGGATCACGTCTACGTGTGTCAGAACCGAACCAGTTGTACGAGCTGGTACAAAACGCCGACGCATTTCAGCGGGACGCTT GACGCGTTTGTGAAAATCACTCGACATGAAGGACTCCGGTCGTTGTGGAGCGGTCTGCCACCGACGCT tgtcaTGGCTGTACCTGCCACCGTCATCTACTTCACCTGCTACGACCAGCTGAGGGACTTCCTGAGACACGGTCTGGGTTTCCAGGGGAGTCATATCCCTCTTGTTGCCGGGGGTCTGGCCAGAT TGGGTGCTGTGACGGTGATCAGCCCTCTGGAGCTGGTCAGGACTAAGATGCAGTCCCGTCGGCTTCCCTACAGCGAGCTGCGGGAGTGCATCCGCTCGTCCGTGGCCCAGGACGGCCTGCTGTCTCTGTGGAGGGGCTGGGGTCCCACCGTGCTCAGAGACGTCCCCTTCTCTG caTTGTACTGGTTTAACTATGAGCTGGTGAAGGCCCACCTGTGTGAAAAGTCCCAAGTGACTCAGGCCAACTTCTCCATCAGCTTCACAGCCGGAGCCGTTTCTGGAGCT ATTGCTGCGATCCTGACGCTGCCGTTTGACGTGGTGAAGACACGGAGACAGATTCAGCTGGGAGAAATGGATACTCTAGGAG TGTGCTCTAAGAGAACCACGTCCACATGGCACATCATGAAGGAAATATGGGCAGAGCTGGGCTACAGGGGCCTTTTTGCAG GTTTCATGCCCCGGGTGATCAAGGTGGCCCCGGCCTGTGCTGTCATGATAAGCACCTACGAGTTCGGGAAGGCTTTCTTCCAAAAGGTGAACCTCGATCGAGACGGGCCGCTCTCCTAA